Proteins encoded in a region of the Xiphophorus couchianus chromosome 11, X_couchianus-1.0, whole genome shotgun sequence genome:
- the pimreg gene encoding uncharacterized protein pimreg isoform X2, translating to MDGFGRAVVGVWRAHTVLDESDGAESSPEVPDRFRKMPSSSSLGSLRMSLRKRLPLRSVQANSLPETSTTEIQKQQPKPSTARKLSRSARNSISEMCQRFQRTREFSREECLVATPGRDPEIAGASSCTPRRTPRRAATPRRTPRSAAKPGRTPGSRERKTPEASVRGVRTGRGRRQLVRMAALRSPFSSANTQNQRIKFDKDLESVSSGIRRLKHLSKAFDDIIRREDRELTHPLIVE from the exons atggatGGGTTCGGAAGAGCTGTGGTTGGAGTCTGGCGGGCACACACAGTCCTGGATGAATCTGATGGAGCAGAGAGCTCCCCAGAAGTTCCTGATCGTTTCCGTAAGATGCCCTCTTCATCCTCCCTCGGCTCCCTGCGGATGTCCTTGCGGAAGCGGCTGCCACTCCGGTCGGTCCAGGCAAACTCTCTCCCGGAAACATCAACCACAGAAATCCAGAAGCAGCAGCCCAAACCCAGCACGGCCCGCAAGCTCTCCCGCAGCGCCAGGAACTCCATCAGCGAAATGTGCCAG AGGTTTCAAAGGACCAGAGAGTTTTCACGCGAGGAGTGCTTGGTGGCCACCCCGGGTCGAGACCCAGAAATTGCAGGTGCGTCATCTTGCACTCCACGGCGTACTCCTCGCCGAGCTGCAACACCCAGGCGCACCCCTAGATCTGCTGCCAAACCCGGCCGCACGCCAGGGTCTAGAGAACGAAAGACCCCTGAAGCGTCTGTACGTGGGGTGAGAACGGGGAGAGGCAGGAGGCAGCTGGTCCGAATGGCTGCGCTGCGAAGTCCCTTTTCTTCCGCAAACACACAGAACCAGAGAAT aaaatttgacAAAGATTTGGAGTCTGTTTCCAGTGGAATCAGAAGGCTCAAACATCTGTCCAAGGCTTTTGACGACATAATCCGAAGAGAGGACAG GGAGCTCACACATCCCCTGATTGTGGAGTAG
- the pimreg gene encoding uncharacterized protein pimreg isoform X1, which yields MDGFGRAVVGVWRAHTVLDESDGAESSPEVPDRFRKMPSSSSLGSLRMSLRKRLPLRSVQANSLPETSTTEIQKQQPKPSTARKLSRSARNSISEMCQRFQRTREFSREECLVATPGRDPEIAGASSCTPRRTPRRAATPRRTPRSAAKPGRTPGSRERKTPEASVRGVRTGRGRRQLVRMAALRSPFSSANTQNQRIKFDKDLESVSSGIRRLKHLSKAFDDIIRREDRPGSSNCPGGAMMRKLDPSGKLSRSNLARRASNLSNTLGGWANTAVNTIRKPN from the exons atggatGGGTTCGGAAGAGCTGTGGTTGGAGTCTGGCGGGCACACACAGTCCTGGATGAATCTGATGGAGCAGAGAGCTCCCCAGAAGTTCCTGATCGTTTCCGTAAGATGCCCTCTTCATCCTCCCTCGGCTCCCTGCGGATGTCCTTGCGGAAGCGGCTGCCACTCCGGTCGGTCCAGGCAAACTCTCTCCCGGAAACATCAACCACAGAAATCCAGAAGCAGCAGCCCAAACCCAGCACGGCCCGCAAGCTCTCCCGCAGCGCCAGGAACTCCATCAGCGAAATGTGCCAG AGGTTTCAAAGGACCAGAGAGTTTTCACGCGAGGAGTGCTTGGTGGCCACCCCGGGTCGAGACCCAGAAATTGCAGGTGCGTCATCTTGCACTCCACGGCGTACTCCTCGCCGAGCTGCAACACCCAGGCGCACCCCTAGATCTGCTGCCAAACCCGGCCGCACGCCAGGGTCTAGAGAACGAAAGACCCCTGAAGCGTCTGTACGTGGGGTGAGAACGGGGAGAGGCAGGAGGCAGCTGGTCCGAATGGCTGCGCTGCGAAGTCCCTTTTCTTCCGCAAACACACAGAACCAGAGAAT aaaatttgacAAAGATTTGGAGTCTGTTTCCAGTGGAATCAGAAGGCTCAAACATCTGTCCAAGGCTTTTGACGACATAATCCGAAGAGAGGACAG GCCTGGTTCAAGCAACTGTCCTGGAGGGGCGATGATGAGAAAGTTGGACCCCAGTGGGAAACTCAGTCGGTCCAACCTCGCGCGCCGCGCATCAAATCTCTCAAACACACTGGGAGGATGGGCCAACACAGCTGTGAACACTATCCGGAAACCAAACTGA
- the cct8 gene encoding T-complex protein 1 subunit theta isoform X2: protein MALHVPKAPGFAQMLKDGAKHFSGLEEAVFRNIRACKELSQTTRTAYGPNGMNKMVINHLEKLFVTNDAATILRELEVQHPAAKMIVMASHMQEQEVGDGTNFVLVFAGALLELAEELLRMGLSVSEVIDGYEKACKKTLEILPDCICSSAKNLHDITEATALVRTAVMSKQYGNEDFLANLIAQACVSIYPESSSFNVDNVRVCKILGCGVTASTVLHGMVFKKEAEGDITSVKDAKIAVFSCPFDCLVTETKGTVLINNAQELMNFSKGEEDMMEAQVKAIKEAGANVVVTGGKVADMALHYANKYKLMVVRLNSKWDLRRLCKTLGAVALPKMMAPTPDEMGHCDNVYLTEVGDTQVVVFKHEKEDGAIATVVIRGSTDNLMDDIERAVDDGVNTFKVLVRDKRLVPGAGATEIELAKQITSFGESCPGLEQYAIKKFADAFEALPRALAENSGVKGNELISKLYSAHHEGNKNIGFDIEGEGPAVKDMLEAGILDPYLVKHWGIRLATNAAITVLRVDQIIMAKPAGGPKPPPGNKDFDDDD from the exons ATGGCTCTCCACGTCCCCAAGGCCCCTGGCTTTGCCCAGATGTTAAAGGATGGCGCAAAG CACTTTTCAGGACTTGAAGAGGCAGTCTTTCGTAACATCAGAGCTTGTAAGGAGCTTTCTCAGACCACACGCACTGCATATGGACCCAATG GTATGAATAAAATGGTCATCAACCACCTGGAGAAGCTGTTTGTCACCAACGACGCAGCAACGATCCTCAGAGAACTTGAG gtGCAACACCCAGCCGCCAAAATGATAGTGATGGCGTCCCACATGCAGGAGCAGGAAGTAGGCGACGGCACCAACTTCGTGCTGGTGTTCGCCGGAGCTCTGCTGGAGCTGGCTGAAGAGCTCCTGAGGATGGGCCTGTCTGTGTCAGAG GTCATCGATGGTTATGAGAAAGCGTGTAAAAAGACTCTGGAGATCCTTCCAGACTGCATATGCTCCTCTGCCAAAAACCTCCATGACATTACCGAGGCCACGGCTCTCGTCCGTACAGCGGTCATGAGTAAACAGTACGGTAACGAGGACTTCCTCGCCAACCTCATCGCACAGGCCTGTG tatcCATTTACCCAGAGTCCAGCAGTTTCAATGTTGACAATGTCAGAGTTTGCAAGATTTTG gGTTGTGGAGTGACAGCATCCACTGTGCTGCATGGGATGGTTTTTAAGAAGGAGGCAGAGGGAGACATCACATCTGTTAAAGACGCCAAGATCGCCGTGTTCTCCTGTCCCTTCGACTGCCTGGTGACAGAGACCAAG GGCACAGTGCTGATAAATAATGCCCAGGAGCTGATGAACTTCAGTAAAGGGGAGGAGGACATGATGGAGGCGCAGGTGAAGGCCATCAAGGAGGCTGGAGCCAACGTGGTGGTAACTGGAGGCAAAGTGGCTGACATGGCTCTGCATTACGCCAACAAGTACAAGCTCATGGTGGTGAG ACTGAACTCCAAGTGGGATCTCAGAAGGTTATGCAAGACCCTGGGAGCTGTAGCTCTGCCCAAAATG ATGGCTCCGACTCCGGATGAGATGGGTCACTGTGACAACGTCTACCTCACAGAGGTGGGAGACACTCAGGTGGTGGTCTTCAAACACG AGAAAGAAGATGGCGCCATCGCGACGGTGGTAATCAGAGGCTCCACTGACAACCTGATGGACGACATTGAGAGGGCTGTGGATGACGGTGTTAATACCTTCAAGGTTCTGGTCAGG GACAAACGACTGGTACCCGGAGCAGGAGCCACAGAGATCGAGCTGGCCAAGCAGATCACCTCATTTGGAGAG TCCTGCCCCGGGCTGGAGCAGTATGCCATCAAAAAGTTTGCCGATGCCTTCGAGGCGTTGCCGCGGGCGTTGGCCGAGAACTCCGGAGTGAAGGGGAACGAACTCATCTCTAAGCTGTATTCTGCTCATCACGAGGGGAACAAAAACATCGGTTTTGACATCGAG GGAGAAGGTCCGGCTGTGAAGGACATGCTTGAGGCCGGCATTCTGGACCCCTACCTGGTGAAACACTGGGGCATCAGACTAGCCACCAACGCTGCCATAACAGTGCTGAGAGTGGATCAG atcatCATGGCCAAACCAGCAGGTGGACCCAAACCTCCCCCAGGCAACAAGGACTTTGATGATGATGACTGA
- the cct8 gene encoding T-complex protein 1 subunit theta isoform X1 codes for MALHVPKAPGFAQMLKDGAKHFSGLEEAVFRNIRACKELSQTTRTAYGPNGMNKMVINHLEKLFVTNDAATILRELEVQHPAAKMIVMASHMQEQEVGDGTNFVLVFAGALLELAEELLRMGLSVSEVIDGYEKACKKTLEILPDCICSSAKNLHDITEATALVRTAVMSKQYGNEDFLANLIAQACVSIYPESSSFNVDNVRVCKILGCGVTASTVLHGMVFKKEAEGDITSVKDAKIAVFSCPFDCLVTETKGTVLINNAQELMNFSKGEEDMMEAQVKAIKEAGANVVVTGGKVADMALHYANKYKLMVVRLNSKWDLRRLCKTLGAVALPKMMAPTPDEMGHCDNVYLTEVGDTQVVVFKHEKEDGAIATVVIRGSTDNLMDDIERAVDDGVNTFKVLVRDKRLVPGAGATEIELAKQITSFGESCPGLEQYAIKKFADAFEALPRALAENSGVKGNELISKLYSAHHEGNKNIGFDIEGEGPAVKDMLEAGILDPYLVKHWGIRLATNAAITVLRVDQIIMAKAAGGPKTPKQRGHWDKDGWDEEPDHFETHH; via the exons ATGGCTCTCCACGTCCCCAAGGCCCCTGGCTTTGCCCAGATGTTAAAGGATGGCGCAAAG CACTTTTCAGGACTTGAAGAGGCAGTCTTTCGTAACATCAGAGCTTGTAAGGAGCTTTCTCAGACCACACGCACTGCATATGGACCCAATG GTATGAATAAAATGGTCATCAACCACCTGGAGAAGCTGTTTGTCACCAACGACGCAGCAACGATCCTCAGAGAACTTGAG gtGCAACACCCAGCCGCCAAAATGATAGTGATGGCGTCCCACATGCAGGAGCAGGAAGTAGGCGACGGCACCAACTTCGTGCTGGTGTTCGCCGGAGCTCTGCTGGAGCTGGCTGAAGAGCTCCTGAGGATGGGCCTGTCTGTGTCAGAG GTCATCGATGGTTATGAGAAAGCGTGTAAAAAGACTCTGGAGATCCTTCCAGACTGCATATGCTCCTCTGCCAAAAACCTCCATGACATTACCGAGGCCACGGCTCTCGTCCGTACAGCGGTCATGAGTAAACAGTACGGTAACGAGGACTTCCTCGCCAACCTCATCGCACAGGCCTGTG tatcCATTTACCCAGAGTCCAGCAGTTTCAATGTTGACAATGTCAGAGTTTGCAAGATTTTG gGTTGTGGAGTGACAGCATCCACTGTGCTGCATGGGATGGTTTTTAAGAAGGAGGCAGAGGGAGACATCACATCTGTTAAAGACGCCAAGATCGCCGTGTTCTCCTGTCCCTTCGACTGCCTGGTGACAGAGACCAAG GGCACAGTGCTGATAAATAATGCCCAGGAGCTGATGAACTTCAGTAAAGGGGAGGAGGACATGATGGAGGCGCAGGTGAAGGCCATCAAGGAGGCTGGAGCCAACGTGGTGGTAACTGGAGGCAAAGTGGCTGACATGGCTCTGCATTACGCCAACAAGTACAAGCTCATGGTGGTGAG ACTGAACTCCAAGTGGGATCTCAGAAGGTTATGCAAGACCCTGGGAGCTGTAGCTCTGCCCAAAATG ATGGCTCCGACTCCGGATGAGATGGGTCACTGTGACAACGTCTACCTCACAGAGGTGGGAGACACTCAGGTGGTGGTCTTCAAACACG AGAAAGAAGATGGCGCCATCGCGACGGTGGTAATCAGAGGCTCCACTGACAACCTGATGGACGACATTGAGAGGGCTGTGGATGACGGTGTTAATACCTTCAAGGTTCTGGTCAGG GACAAACGACTGGTACCCGGAGCAGGAGCCACAGAGATCGAGCTGGCCAAGCAGATCACCTCATTTGGAGAG TCCTGCCCCGGGCTGGAGCAGTATGCCATCAAAAAGTTTGCCGATGCCTTCGAGGCGTTGCCGCGGGCGTTGGCCGAGAACTCCGGAGTGAAGGGGAACGAACTCATCTCTAAGCTGTATTCTGCTCATCACGAGGGGAACAAAAACATCGGTTTTGACATCGAG GGAGAAGGTCCGGCTGTGAAGGACATGCTTGAGGCCGGCATTCTGGACCCCTACCTGGTGAAACACTGGGGCATCAGACTAGCCACCAACGCTGCCATAACAGTGCTGAGAGTGGATCAG ATCATCATGGCTAAAGCTGCAGGGGGACCCAAGACTCCCAAACAGAGAGGCCACTGGGACAAAGACGGTTGGGATGAGGAGCCTGATCATTTTGAAACCCACCATTAG
- the rskrb gene encoding ribosomal protein S6 kinase-related protein, producing MGADGSKNRKRASGGAEDEPIPSGWRGLLSSMSLSIPEGLCRLAPPALRLGQRRMLQGKAPEVPEHVLRLAGVGPGRLRGEWSLPGFVTMFLPEFPHRAVPGHEHFQVMGYIAKGSFGPILKVRDKSKQKTYAVKVIPKAEILRLAVLEQSKEEVIVQRQVRHPFVLDLQDCWQTQRHLYIMCDYCSTGDLYTYWQMIGQFSEETVRIFAAELGCALGFLHDFGIIHRDVKMENILLTDNGHLRLADFGLSRRLERGGRTFTICGTIQYMAPEVLSGGPYNHAADWWSLGILLFSLATGKFPVPPEPDHCSMLRKVRSFPYEMPLSLSSPLSMLITELLCKNPLRRLRTLDRFKRQTFFFGISFDPHLLQRRPVQVILELRERPDRAAKARRGLTLTLLPLKGFDFDSLLSPAATPDTQMDGDIRTCTAVPLPGPSLQPTQEKVPRREVFV from the exons aTGGGGGCAGACGGAAGTAAAAACAGGAAG AGGGCCTCAGGAGGGGCTGAGGACGAGCCCATCCCATCTGGATGGCGGGGTCTCCTCTCCAGCATGAGCCTGTCTATCCCAGAAGGCCTCTGCCGCCTGGCCCCACCCGCCCTCCGTCTGGGCCAGCGTCGGATGCTCCAAGGAAAAGCCCCTGAGGTGCCAGAGCACGTCCTCAGGTTGGCGGGAGTCGGCCCAGGCAGGCTGAGAGGAGAATGGAGCCTTCCAGGCTTCGTTACCATGTTTCTGCCTGAATTCCCACACAGAGCTGTGCCAGGGCACGAACActttcag gTGATGGGGTACATTGCCAAAGGTTCATTTGGACCCATTCTGAAAGTGAGGGACAAgtccaaacagaaaacatatgCTGTTAAA GTTATACCTAAAGCGGAGATTTTAAGGCTGGCGGTTTTGGAGCAGTCAAAAGAGGAAGTTATAGTTCAG CGTCAGGTTCGCCACCCATTTGTCCTCGACCTCCAGGACTGCTGGCAGACTCAGCGCCACCTTTACATTA TGTGCGACTACTGCAGCACAGGGGACCTCTACACCTACTGGCAGATGATTGGTCAGTTCTCAGAGGAAACCGTGCGAATATTTGCAGCAGAGCTGGGATGTGCACTCG gGTTTTTGCATGACTTTGGGATCATCCACAGGGATGTGAAG ATGGAAAACATCTTGTTGACAGACAACG GCCACCTCCGCTTGGCTGATTTTGGTTTGTCCCGCCGCCTGGAGAGAGGAGGCCGAACCTTCACAATCTGTGGAACCATCCAATACATGG CTCCAGAGGTGCTCAGTGGTGGACCTTACAACCACGCAGCTGATTGGTGGTCACTGGGAATTCTGCTGTTCTCATTGGCTACTGGGAAG TTCCCTGTTCCCCCAGAACCAGATCATTGCAGCATGCTGAGGAAAGTGCGGAGTTTTCCCTATGAAATGCCCCTGAGCCTGAGTTCACCGCTCTCCATGTTAATCACAGAG cttttgtGCAAAAATCCACTACGACGCCTGAGGACCTTGGACCGTTTCAAGCGTCAAACGTTCTTCTTTGGGATATCTTTTGACCCCCACCTCCTTCAGCGTCGGCCTGTGCAG GTGATCTTGGAGCTGAGAGAGAGACCAGACCGTGCTGCCAAAGCTCGACGGGGCCTCACTTTGACCCTGCTGCCTCTGAAGGGCTTTGACTTTGATTCTCTGCTCAGCCCTGCCGCCACGCCGGACACACAAATGGACGGAGACATACGCACATGCACAGCTGTGCCGCTGCCTGGCCCCTCGCTGCAGCCCACTCAGGAAAAGGTTCCACGCAGGGAAGTGTTTGTATGA